The following are from one region of the Amycolatopsis sp. QT-25 genome:
- a CDS encoding helix-turn-helix domain-containing protein, with protein MTTATADPTTTTVARDFTDFRTVVSQSFVPLHVTSEHRDQFRGRIRTCGADDVQLTEVTASAHVVERTPELIARADRHYYKLSLILAGTGLLVQDDREAMLRPGDVALYDTHRPYTLAFEEDFRTLVVMFPQRLIDLPRDLVGQLTAVPMSGKRGMGNVVVPFLAQLGSNLDQLGGPAGVRLAHTAVDLLATLFASELDLARSTAGPHHELMRRVLAYIDTNLSSTDLGPAQIAAEHYISTRHLHGLFHEQGTTVSSWIRTRRLEHCRRELLDPVHTSRPVATIAAKWGFVDAPHFSRVFKTEFGCSPSELRRGLTVSDRLLPPSA; from the coding sequence GTGACCACCGCCACCGCCGATCCGACGACCACCACGGTCGCGCGAGATTTCACCGATTTCCGCACGGTGGTGTCGCAATCCTTCGTGCCGCTGCACGTGACGAGCGAGCACCGCGACCAGTTCCGCGGCCGTATCCGCACCTGCGGCGCCGACGACGTCCAGCTCACCGAGGTGACCGCGTCGGCGCACGTGGTCGAGCGGACACCGGAGCTCATCGCCAGGGCGGACCGGCACTACTACAAGCTGAGCCTGATCCTGGCCGGGACCGGCCTGCTGGTGCAGGACGACCGCGAGGCGATGCTGCGCCCCGGTGACGTGGCGTTGTACGACACGCACCGGCCGTACACCCTGGCGTTCGAAGAGGACTTCCGCACGCTCGTGGTGATGTTCCCGCAGCGGCTCATCGATCTCCCCCGCGACCTGGTCGGCCAGCTGACCGCGGTGCCGATGTCGGGCAAACGGGGCATGGGCAACGTGGTGGTGCCCTTCCTCGCGCAACTGGGCAGCAACCTCGACCAGCTCGGCGGGCCGGCGGGCGTCCGGCTCGCGCATACGGCGGTCGATCTGCTCGCCACCCTGTTCGCCAGCGAACTCGACCTCGCCCGCTCGACGGCCGGACCGCACCACGAACTGATGCGCCGTGTCCTCGCCTACATCGACACGAACCTCTCCTCCACCGACCTCGGCCCCGCCCAGATCGCCGCCGAGCACTACATCTCCACCCGGCATCTGCACGGCCTCTTCCACGAACAGGGCACGACCGTCTCGAGCTGGATCCGCACCCGGCGGCTGGAACACTGCCGCCGCGAATTGCTGGACCCCGTGCACACTTCCCGGCCCGTCGCGACCATCGCGGCGAAGTGGGGTTTCGTCGACGCACCGCACTTCAGCCGGGTGTTCAAGACGGAATTCGGCTGCTCGCCGAGCGAACTGCGCCGCGGCTTGACCGTGAGCGATCGGTTGTTGCCACCCAGCGCGTGA
- a CDS encoding cytochrome P450 yields MFTLKTAPARTFRRRAEKIAKPVTRWSIGHALPRVALRAAARRGDLQGRLSVEASGGADLTGLFDEIRSHGAIATTRVGHVSTRHGACKEILTDDAFKTVRFVPDNPLLNRLVAWSSSGLIHPIEPPSLLASEPPDHTRYRKLVTRVFTARAVEQLRHRTQAITDELLDGLDPENPVDLIERYCGLLPVTVISQILGVPLEERDKVLALGGAAAPSLDLGLPWRTFRTVEATLAEFDSWLTLHLEKLRANPGDNLLSKLIAAREDGVGLTERELKATAGLVLAAGFETTVNLLGNGIALLTRHPGELAKLRADPDLWSNAVDEILRYDPPVLLTGRLCARDTEIGGTRVARGAIVSTVLAGANRDPEIFDDPATFDVERANARDHVSFGAGRHYCLGASLARMEGEIGLRSIFARFPDLRLLDGARRRQTRILRGFETLPAALA; encoded by the coding sequence ATGTTCACTCTCAAGACCGCTCCCGCACGAACCTTCCGGCGCCGGGCGGAGAAGATCGCCAAACCGGTCACCCGCTGGAGCATCGGCCACGCGCTCCCCCGCGTCGCGCTTCGGGCCGCGGCGCGCCGGGGTGATCTCCAGGGCAGGCTTTCGGTCGAGGCGAGCGGCGGAGCGGACCTCACCGGGCTGTTCGACGAGATCCGCTCGCACGGCGCCATCGCCACCACCCGGGTCGGGCACGTGAGCACCCGGCATGGGGCGTGCAAGGAGATCCTGACCGACGACGCGTTCAAAACCGTGCGATTCGTCCCGGACAACCCGCTGCTCAACCGGCTCGTCGCCTGGTCGTCGTCCGGCCTGATCCATCCGATAGAGCCGCCGTCGCTGCTCGCGAGCGAACCGCCCGACCACACGCGCTACCGGAAGCTGGTCACGCGGGTCTTCACCGCCCGCGCCGTCGAGCAGCTACGGCATCGCACGCAGGCGATCACCGACGAACTGCTCGACGGACTCGACCCCGAGAATCCCGTCGACCTCATCGAGCGGTACTGCGGCCTCTTGCCGGTCACCGTGATCAGCCAGATCCTCGGCGTCCCGCTCGAAGAACGCGACAAGGTGCTGGCGCTGGGCGGTGCCGCGGCCCCGAGTCTCGACCTCGGCCTGCCGTGGCGGACTTTCCGCACCGTGGAAGCGACCCTGGCCGAGTTCGACTCGTGGCTCACCCTGCATCTGGAGAAACTGCGGGCGAACCCAGGCGACAACCTGCTCAGCAAGCTCATCGCCGCCCGTGAGGACGGGGTGGGCCTGACCGAGCGGGAACTCAAGGCCACCGCGGGACTGGTGCTGGCGGCCGGCTTCGAAACGACCGTCAACCTCCTCGGCAACGGCATCGCCCTGCTCACCCGGCATCCGGGCGAACTCGCGAAACTGCGCGCGGACCCGGATCTGTGGAGCAACGCCGTCGACGAGATCCTGCGCTACGACCCGCCCGTCCTGCTCACCGGCAGGCTCTGCGCGCGCGACACCGAGATCGGCGGGACACGCGTCGCCCGCGGGGCGATCGTGAGCACCGTGCTCGCGGGCGCCAACCGGGACCCGGAGATCTTCGACGACCCGGCCACCTTCGACGTCGAGCGCGCGAACGCGCGCGACCACGTGTCGTTCGGTGCCGGGCGGCATTACTGTCTCGGCGCTTCGCTGGCGAGGATGGAAGGGGAAATCGGGCTGCGGTCGATCTTCGCACGCTTCCCCGACCTCCGGCTGCTCGACGGGGCGCGGCGGCGGCAGACCCGGATCCTGCGCGGATTCGAGACACTCCCCGCCGCGCTCGCGTGA
- a CDS encoding MoaF C-terminal domain-containing protein, with product MPEAPEEQWRTYDEFAAGIATYRLPNADLSGRALTVTLDDGTTLALRFEDAETVSCNGIKDPYDAVAVREDVFFVNLPHTSVEGEALTVVFSTTTHRALAVRSVIGADDVEGVPRVSQTFWSGTTDAGTPTGEVPGPSRDLIGKRNIYRYSPEHLYEHVYVSSQRYAWQCLEGVQRGHGDMDLSTVWKFQDGLYLFCFREFRIAVASVWLHDLGYALKTTGVFLGLTGDGRSEHSRAGGHIYPLGAVSYPDAQPV from the coding sequence ATGCCCGAAGCACCAGAGGAACAGTGGCGCACCTATGACGAGTTCGCCGCCGGAATAGCCACCTACCGCCTGCCGAACGCGGACCTGTCAGGACGTGCGCTCACCGTCACCCTCGATGACGGAACGACGCTCGCGCTGCGATTCGAGGACGCCGAAACCGTTTCCTGCAACGGCATCAAGGATCCGTACGACGCGGTCGCCGTCCGGGAAGACGTTTTCTTCGTCAATCTCCCACACACCAGCGTGGAGGGTGAAGCGCTCACCGTCGTCTTCTCCACGACGACGCATCGCGCGCTCGCCGTGCGCTCGGTCATCGGCGCCGACGACGTCGAGGGCGTTCCCCGTGTCTCCCAGACGTTCTGGTCCGGCACGACCGACGCGGGCACGCCGACCGGCGAGGTACCGGGACCGTCGCGCGATCTGATCGGCAAGCGCAACATCTATCGTTACAGCCCGGAACACCTTTACGAGCACGTGTACGTGTCTTCGCAACGCTATGCCTGGCAATGCCTCGAAGGTGTGCAGCGCGGCCACGGGGACATGGACCTGTCGACGGTGTGGAAGTTCCAGGACGGGCTCTACCTGTTCTGCTTCCGCGAATTCCGCATCGCCGTGGCGAGTGTGTGGCTGCACGATCTCGGCTACGCGCTGAAGACCACCGGCGTCTTCCTCGGCCTGACCGGCGACGGCCGGTCGGAACACTCCCGCGCGGGCGGGCACATCTACCCGCTCGGCGCCGTCTCCTACCCCGACGCGCAACCGGTCTGA
- a CDS encoding hemolysin family protein, producing MGGYGFDIALVAVLVVLNAVFAGSEMALISLREGQVRALERDGRASARTLVRLARDPNRFLATIQIGITLAGFLASATAAVSLAQPLVPLLNFLGDAAGAVAVALVTMVLTFLTLVLGELAPKRLAMQNALRWALLVARPLNLLSAISRPVVWALSVSTNFVVRTLGGRAEADPEQMSPEELRELVSAQRGLNAEQRMIINGALEIHERRLREVLVPRRMVLTLAAELDLESARRELAESGHSRAPVARGGHLDDVVGVVQLRDLLGDHEDLAEAVRPAVVFPDSLRVSDALRSFKAEREQMALVVDEHGAVAGMVTLEDLLEEIVGEIYDETDRDVLAVRDGNDGSLVLPGTFPVHDLVDVGVELRDTPPGEYATIAGLILVLLGRIPEKPGDRVALSGWTAEVLGVEHHAITRVALHRGATHRGPNAER from the coding sequence GTGGGCGGCTACGGGTTCGACATCGCGCTGGTCGCGGTGCTGGTGGTGCTCAACGCGGTGTTCGCGGGCAGCGAGATGGCGCTGATCTCGCTGCGCGAGGGGCAAGTGCGGGCATTGGAACGGGACGGCCGCGCCTCGGCCCGGACGCTGGTGCGGCTCGCCCGCGATCCGAATCGCTTCCTGGCGACGATCCAGATCGGCATCACGCTCGCCGGGTTCCTCGCCTCGGCGACGGCGGCGGTGTCCCTCGCCCAGCCCCTGGTGCCGCTGCTGAATTTCCTCGGTGACGCCGCCGGGGCGGTGGCCGTCGCGCTGGTGACCATGGTCCTCACCTTCCTGACGCTGGTGCTCGGTGAGCTGGCGCCCAAACGGCTGGCCATGCAGAACGCGCTGCGGTGGGCGTTGCTGGTCGCGCGCCCGCTGAACCTGTTGTCGGCGATTTCGCGGCCCGTGGTGTGGGCGCTGAGCGTGTCGACGAATTTCGTCGTACGGACGCTGGGCGGCCGGGCGGAAGCCGATCCGGAGCAGATGTCACCCGAGGAGCTGCGGGAGCTGGTCTCGGCACAACGCGGCCTGAACGCCGAGCAGCGCATGATCATCAACGGCGCCTTGGAGATTCACGAACGACGGCTGCGGGAAGTACTCGTCCCCCGCCGGATGGTGCTGACGCTCGCGGCCGAGCTGGATCTCGAGTCGGCGCGCAGGGAGCTGGCCGAGTCCGGCCATTCCCGGGCACCGGTCGCCCGCGGCGGCCATCTGGACGACGTCGTCGGGGTCGTGCAGTTGCGCGACCTGCTCGGTGACCACGAAGACCTCGCCGAGGCCGTCAGGCCGGCGGTGGTGTTCCCCGATTCGCTGCGGGTGTCGGACGCGCTGCGGAGTTTCAAGGCCGAGCGGGAGCAGATGGCGCTCGTCGTCGACGAGCACGGCGCCGTCGCGGGCATGGTCACCCTGGAGGACCTGCTGGAGGAGATCGTCGGTGAGATCTACGACGAGACCGACCGCGACGTGCTGGCCGTCCGCGACGGCAACGACGGTTCACTGGTCCTGCCCGGCACCTTCCCGGTGCACGACCTCGTCGACGTCGGGGTCGAACTGCGGGACACGCCGCCGGGGGAGTACGCCACGATCGCGGGACTGATCCTCGTGCTCCTCGGCCGGATCCCGGAGAAACCGGGCGACCGGGTGGCGCTCTCCGGCTGGACGGCCGAGGTGCTCGGCGTGGAGCATCACGCGATCACGCGGGTGGCGCTGCACCGGGGAGCGACCCACCGCGGACCGAATGCGGAGCGGTGA
- the ilvD gene encoding dihydroxy-acid dehydratase: protein MPQDQPDLKPRSRDVTDGLERAAARGMLRAVGMGDDDFAKPQIGVASSWNEITPCNLSLDRLAKAVKNGVHAAGGYPLEFGTISVSDGISMGHEGMHFSLVSREVIADSVETVMMAERLDGSVLLAGCDKSLPGMLMAAARLDLASVFLYAGSIMPGQVDGRDVTIIDAFEAVGACLAGRITRAEVDKIERAICPGEGACGGMYTANTMASVAEALGMSLPGSAAPPAVDRRRDGFAHRSGEAVVGMLRQGITARQIMTMEAFENAIAVVMALGGSTNAVLHLLAIAREAEVDLRIDDFNRIGDKVPHLGDLKPFGKYVMNDVDKVGGIPVVMKALLDAGLMHGDVPTVTGKTLAENLEGIAPAGIDGEIIRPLDRPIHQTGGLTILKGSLAPEGAVVKSAGFDESTFTGTARVFDGERAALDALTEGRIVAGDVVVIRYEGPKGGPGMREMLAITGAIKGAGLGKDVLLITDGRFSGGTTGLCVGHIAPEAVDAGPIAFVRDGDPITLDVANRTLEVEIDDIASRREGWAPKPPAYTRGVLGKYAKVVRSAAHGAVCE from the coding sequence ATGCCGCAAGACCAGCCGGATTTGAAACCCCGTTCGCGTGATGTGACCGACGGTCTGGAGCGCGCGGCGGCCCGCGGGATGCTTCGCGCGGTCGGGATGGGCGACGACGACTTCGCCAAACCGCAGATCGGGGTGGCGTCCTCGTGGAACGAGATCACCCCGTGCAACCTCTCGCTCGACCGGCTGGCCAAGGCCGTCAAGAACGGCGTGCACGCGGCGGGCGGCTACCCGCTGGAGTTCGGCACGATCTCGGTGTCCGACGGGATCTCCATGGGACACGAGGGAATGCACTTCTCGCTGGTGTCCCGCGAGGTGATCGCCGACTCGGTGGAAACGGTGATGATGGCCGAGCGGCTCGACGGCTCCGTACTGCTGGCGGGCTGCGACAAATCGCTGCCGGGCATGCTGATGGCCGCGGCGCGCCTCGACCTCGCCTCCGTCTTCCTCTACGCGGGTTCGATCATGCCCGGTCAGGTCGACGGCCGGGACGTCACGATCATCGACGCCTTCGAGGCCGTCGGCGCCTGCCTGGCAGGCAGGATCACCCGCGCCGAAGTCGACAAGATCGAACGCGCGATCTGCCCCGGTGAAGGGGCCTGCGGCGGCATGTACACCGCCAACACGATGGCGTCGGTGGCCGAGGCCCTCGGCATGTCGCTGCCCGGATCGGCCGCCCCGCCCGCCGTCGACCGGCGCCGTGACGGGTTCGCCCACCGCTCGGGGGAGGCCGTCGTCGGGATGCTCCGCCAGGGCATCACCGCGCGGCAGATCATGACGATGGAGGCGTTCGAGAACGCGATCGCCGTCGTGATGGCGCTGGGCGGTTCGACCAACGCCGTCCTCCACCTGCTCGCGATCGCCCGCGAGGCGGAGGTCGACCTGCGCATCGACGACTTCAACCGCATCGGCGACAAGGTCCCGCACCTCGGCGACCTCAAACCGTTCGGTAAGTACGTGATGAACGACGTCGACAAGGTCGGCGGCATCCCCGTGGTGATGAAGGCGCTGCTCGACGCGGGGCTCATGCACGGCGACGTGCCCACCGTGACCGGCAAGACCCTGGCCGAGAACCTCGAAGGCATCGCGCCCGCCGGGATCGACGGGGAGATCATCCGCCCGCTCGACCGCCCGATCCACCAGACCGGCGGGCTGACCATCCTCAAGGGATCACTGGCGCCCGAAGGTGCCGTCGTGAAATCCGCGGGCTTCGACGAATCGACGTTCACCGGCACCGCGCGGGTGTTCGACGGCGAACGCGCCGCACTCGACGCGCTCACCGAGGGCCGCATCGTCGCGGGGGACGTCGTGGTCATCCGGTACGAAGGCCCGAAGGGCGGGCCCGGGATGCGCGAGATGCTCGCCATCACCGGCGCGATCAAGGGTGCCGGGCTCGGGAAGGACGTCCTGCTCATCACCGACGGCCGGTTCAGCGGCGGCACGACCGGCCTCTGCGTCGGCCACATCGCGCCGGAAGCCGTCGACGCCGGGCCGATCGCGTTCGTGCGCGACGGCGACCCGATCACCCTCGACGTCGCGAACCGGACACTCGAGGTCGAGATCGACGACATCGCGTCCCGCCGGGAGGGCTGGGCGCCCAAGCCTCCGGCATACACGCGCGGCGTGCTCGGCAAGTACGCCAAGGTCGTCCGCAGCGCGGCGCACGGAGCCGTTTGCGAGTAG